The Nocardioides campestrisoli genome includes a window with the following:
- a CDS encoding DsbA family protein, producing MANPPKKPGRSRAEEKAAQQARREARREKAARQAEALARERARRKLKERLIVGGVVLAVIAAIGGIFWYQQAKDSARENAAVPANITDEFALATGEDDAPRTVEIYEDFLCPACAQFELATADMLDKAAEDGKVQVKYYPIEILGQYGDYSKDAANAFAVVLDKSGPEVAKKFHDLLFKEQPAESGDLPDKDWLIDRAVEAGAEESEVRPGIEDGTFDLWVENATEHAFEEGVTGTPTVMVDGERFEGGPAELAALLG from the coding sequence ATGGCGAACCCCCCGAAGAAGCCCGGTCGCTCGAGGGCTGAGGAGAAGGCCGCTCAGCAGGCCAGGCGCGAGGCACGCCGGGAGAAGGCTGCCCGGCAGGCCGAGGCGCTGGCCCGCGAGCGTGCCCGCCGCAAGCTCAAGGAGCGGCTGATCGTGGGCGGCGTCGTGCTGGCCGTGATCGCGGCCATCGGCGGCATCTTCTGGTACCAGCAGGCGAAGGACTCGGCCCGGGAGAACGCGGCCGTGCCCGCGAACATCACCGACGAGTTCGCCCTGGCCACCGGCGAGGACGACGCCCCGCGCACCGTGGAGATCTACGAGGACTTCCTCTGCCCGGCGTGCGCCCAGTTCGAGCTGGCCACGGCCGACATGCTGGACAAGGCGGCCGAGGACGGCAAGGTGCAGGTGAAGTACTACCCGATCGAGATCCTCGGCCAGTACGGCGACTACTCCAAGGACGCCGCGAACGCCTTCGCCGTGGTGCTGGACAAGTCGGGCCCCGAGGTCGCCAAGAAGTTCCACGACCTCCTCTTCAAGGAGCAGCCCGCCGAGTCCGGCGACCTGCCCGACAAGGACTGGCTGATCGACCGCGCCGTGGAGGCGGGGGCCGAGGAGTCCGAGGTGCGCCCCGGGATCGAGGACGGCACCTTCGACCTGTGGGTGGAGAACGCCACGGAGCACGCCTTCGAGGAGGGCGTCACCGGCACGCCCACGGTGATGGTCGACGGTGAGCGGTTCGAGGGCGGGCCCGCCGAGCTCGCCGCCCTGCTGGGCTGA
- a CDS encoding adenosine deaminase — protein sequence MDLTSFIAGLPKAELHVHHVGSASPRIVAELAARHPGTVPADPEQLAAFYEFRDFAHFIEVYLAVVDLVRTPEDVRLLTYEVARELAQGQQVRYAELTCTPYTSVRPHEPDRGMPIEAYTEAIEDARLAAERDFGLVLRWIYDIPGEAGIPAADATLTYATKHAPDGLVGFGLGGPEIGVPRPQFQPHFDAARAAGLRSVPHAGETTGPGTVWDALDLLGAERIGHGTSAAQDPALLEHLARTGVPLEVCPSSNLATGAVAELAQHPIVAFRDAGVRFSVNSDDPPMFGTTLNREYEIAAGLLGLDRDGVVALAKEGVEGSFASDDVRARLLGEIDEYAGRLAAGSGDGATVV from the coding sequence ATGGATCTGACGTCGTTCATCGCCGGGCTGCCCAAGGCGGAGCTGCACGTGCACCACGTCGGCTCCGCCTCGCCCCGGATCGTGGCCGAGCTGGCGGCGCGCCACCCGGGCACGGTCCCGGCTGACCCCGAGCAGCTGGCGGCGTTCTACGAGTTCCGCGACTTCGCCCACTTCATCGAGGTCTACCTCGCCGTGGTGGACCTCGTCCGGACCCCGGAGGACGTCCGGCTGCTCACCTACGAGGTGGCGCGCGAGCTCGCGCAGGGCCAGCAGGTGCGGTACGCCGAGCTCACCTGCACGCCGTACACCTCGGTGCGGCCGCACGAGCCCGACCGGGGGATGCCGATCGAGGCGTACACCGAGGCGATCGAGGACGCCCGGCTGGCCGCCGAGCGCGACTTCGGTCTGGTGCTGCGCTGGATCTACGACATCCCCGGCGAGGCCGGGATCCCAGCAGCCGACGCCACGCTGACCTACGCCACCAAGCACGCTCCCGACGGGCTGGTCGGATTCGGCCTGGGCGGCCCGGAGATCGGCGTCCCGCGGCCGCAGTTCCAGCCGCACTTCGACGCGGCCCGGGCGGCCGGGCTGCGGTCGGTGCCGCACGCGGGGGAGACCACCGGACCGGGGACGGTCTGGGACGCCCTCGACCTGCTGGGCGCCGAGCGGATCGGCCACGGCACCTCCGCCGCCCAGGACCCCGCCCTGCTGGAGCACCTGGCCCGGACCGGCGTCCCGCTCGAGGTCTGTCCCTCCTCCAACCTGGCCACGGGCGCCGTGGCCGAGCTCGCGCAGCACCCGATCGTGGCGTTCCGCGACGCCGGGGTGAGGTTCTCGGTGAACTCCGACGACCCGCCGATGTTCGGCACGACGCTGAACCGGGAGTACGAGATCGCGGCCGGGCTGCTCGGCCTCGACCGGGACGGTGTGGTGGCGCTGGCCAAGGAGGGCGTCGAAGGGTCGTTCGCCTCCGACGACGTGCGCGCTCGGCTGCTCGGCGAGATCGACGAGTACGCCGGACGGCTGGCCGCGGGGTCCGGGGACGGCGCCACCGTCGTCTAG
- a CDS encoding sugar O-acetyltransferase, with protein MTTSDLPGVMTMRERMLAGQPYITDSEIAALTAAAQQRMAAYNASDPGDPQTRRRLLEELLGEVGEDVEVRTPVYLDYGDRITIGPRTFVNFGLTALDVAPITIGADVQIGPHVQLLTPTHPLDAQQRKDKWEGAAPITIGDNVWLGGGVIVCPGVTIGENTVVGAGAVVVSDLPAGVLAVGQPAKVIRQLG; from the coding sequence ATGACGACCAGCGACCTGCCCGGCGTGATGACGATGCGCGAGCGGATGCTCGCGGGCCAGCCCTACATCACCGACAGCGAGATCGCCGCGCTGACCGCGGCGGCCCAGCAGCGGATGGCCGCGTACAACGCCTCCGACCCCGGCGACCCGCAGACCCGGCGCCGGCTCCTGGAGGAGCTGCTGGGCGAGGTGGGGGAGGACGTCGAGGTGCGGACCCCGGTCTACCTGGACTACGGCGACCGGATCACCATCGGGCCGCGGACCTTCGTCAACTTCGGCCTGACCGCGCTGGACGTCGCCCCGATCACCATCGGGGCGGACGTGCAGATCGGACCGCACGTGCAGCTGCTCACCCCCACCCACCCCCTGGACGCGCAGCAGCGCAAGGACAAGTGGGAGGGCGCGGCACCGATCACCATCGGCGACAACGTGTGGCTGGGCGGCGGCGTGATCGTCTGCCCGGGGGTGACGATCGGGGAGAACACGGTCGTGGGGGCGGGTGCGGTGGTCGTCTCGGACCTGCCCGCCGGGGTGCTGGCCGTGGGCCAGCCGGCGAAGGTGATCCGCCAGCTGGGGTGA
- a CDS encoding fasciclin domain-containing protein → MKIRTMLATLATTSLLAAGAALPAQASGSSEPLGNQSLAAVLTSDGNQFDNNAGDFDILTEAVLAVLAAKPDSPVKVLTDGNVPLTAFAPTDLSFRLLAKDLTGRFQWSERQTFQTLVDAVGVDAIEQVLLYHVIPGATIDSRTALRSDNAALTTAQGGKVTVDVLAPRLGIVQLRDTDRNDVDPFLQPGKLDINKGNKQIAHGIFLVLRPLDL, encoded by the coding sequence ATGAAGATCCGCACCATGCTCGCCACGCTCGCGACCACCTCGCTGCTCGCCGCGGGGGCGGCGCTGCCGGCCCAGGCGTCCGGCTCTTCCGAGCCGCTGGGCAACCAGAGCCTCGCGGCCGTGCTGACCTCTGACGGCAACCAGTTCGACAACAACGCCGGCGACTTCGACATCCTCACCGAGGCCGTGCTGGCCGTGCTGGCGGCCAAGCCCGACAGCCCGGTCAAGGTGCTGACCGACGGCAACGTGCCGCTCACCGCGTTCGCCCCGACCGACCTCTCCTTCCGGCTCCTCGCCAAGGACCTGACCGGCCGGTTCCAGTGGTCGGAGCGTCAGACGTTCCAGACGCTGGTCGACGCGGTGGGGGTGGACGCGATCGAGCAGGTCCTGCTCTACCACGTGATCCCCGGGGCCACGATCGACTCCAGGACCGCGCTGCGCTCCGACAACGCCGCGCTCACCACCGCCCAGGGCGGCAAGGTCACCGTCGACGTGCTGGCGCCGCGGCTGGGGATCGTGCAGCTGCGCGACACGGACCGCAACGACGTCGACCCGTTCCTCCAGCCCGGCAAGCTCGACATCAACAAGGGCAACAAGCAGATCGCCCACGGCATCTTCCTGGTGCTCCGTCCGCTCGACCTCTGA
- a CDS encoding GNAT family N-acetyltransferase gives MILRSDRLRLLPLSDEHLDLEYLLDTDPEVMRYVGGPARDRTVVERSHARRMELGRRRDGLGFWVGFAGDLFVGLLMLPPAHGPDQPDDPGVADLGYRLARPAWGAGYGREAVRLLLTHAFGSVGMRAVIAQTRSDNDRSRRLLEAVGMTHVRDFQSLDAAPGAPLDSEYRLSNKEWRTKPVG, from the coding sequence GTGATCCTGCGATCTGACCGGCTCCGGCTCCTGCCGTTGAGCGACGAGCACCTGGACCTGGAGTACCTGCTCGACACCGACCCCGAGGTGATGCGCTACGTCGGCGGACCGGCCCGCGACAGGACGGTGGTCGAACGGTCCCATGCACGCCGCATGGAGCTGGGCCGACGACGCGACGGCCTCGGGTTCTGGGTCGGCTTCGCCGGTGACCTGTTCGTCGGCCTGCTGATGCTCCCCCCAGCTCATGGACCGGACCAACCGGACGATCCGGGCGTGGCTGATCTGGGCTACCGCCTCGCCCGGCCCGCATGGGGAGCCGGCTACGGCCGCGAAGCAGTCCGTCTCCTGCTCACCCATGCCTTCGGATCGGTCGGCATGCGGGCGGTCATCGCCCAGACGCGGTCTGACAACGACCGCTCACGGCGACTCCTGGAGGCGGTAGGCATGACGCACGTGCGCGACTTCCAGTCGCTCGACGCCGCACCTGGCGCCCCGCTCGACAGCGAGTACCGGCTCAGCAACAAGGAGTGGCGAACCAAACCGGTGGGCTGA
- a CDS encoding FlgD immunoglobulin-like domain containing protein, with protein MGRSLGWRVLVTMLLAAFVGVQAGAVLPAAAVTAEDERPRFLSGQRELSPSGDGRRERVTLRYRLKADGPVQLRIGVGRTARKGFTPYVVRLGKKPAGRHAWTWDGRDRRGRVVPHGPYRITLSTPQGRALAYVDVDRKFEAGVAVAERYGAPGRQVPKVYPRSRVVRDAVRLQAIPEAGTRRGKLTIRNAAGRVVARRALRSLGNEAEMAWEARDRRGRPLPPGRYVARVSGTDAAGNSGSGKPLRLWVSRDRLTWREETRTLTAQQTHVDSCDWSGTPECYEFPSSCGEVSPSTRLPGGMTHRTVPCDDPERPADAVSAHFVPVPDAVRGVDAVRVAFSGEPTVPGTVATGNLNAGGTASDPPMVSSSTGGRTDWVQDPHLGSGRDRDPDEPRAPRVPAGAFWVFWNDGPNAFDVGTFTLDLRYLAVLG; from the coding sequence ATGGGGAGATCACTGGGGTGGCGCGTGCTGGTGACGATGCTGCTGGCGGCGTTCGTCGGAGTCCAGGCAGGCGCCGTGCTGCCCGCCGCTGCGGTGACGGCTGAGGACGAGCGACCTCGTTTTCTGAGCGGCCAGCGGGAGCTGTCGCCGAGCGGGGACGGGCGCCGGGAGCGGGTCACCCTCCGGTACCGGCTGAAGGCGGACGGACCGGTGCAGCTACGGATCGGCGTGGGGCGCACGGCCAGGAAGGGCTTCACGCCGTACGTCGTCCGGCTGGGCAAGAAGCCGGCTGGGCGGCACGCCTGGACCTGGGACGGGCGCGATCGGCGCGGGCGGGTGGTCCCCCACGGCCCCTACAGGATCACCCTGAGCACGCCACAGGGTCGGGCCCTGGCCTACGTCGACGTGGACCGGAAGTTCGAGGCTGGGGTCGCGGTCGCGGAGCGGTACGGCGCCCCCGGCCGCCAGGTGCCGAAGGTCTACCCCCGCTCACGCGTGGTCCGGGACGCCGTCCGGCTGCAGGCGATCCCCGAAGCCGGGACCCGGCGCGGCAAGCTGACGATCCGCAACGCCGCCGGACGGGTCGTCGCACGTCGGGCCCTGCGCTCGCTCGGCAACGAGGCGGAGATGGCATGGGAGGCCCGTGACCGACGGGGCCGTCCGCTGCCGCCGGGCCGGTACGTCGCCCGCGTCTCGGGGACCGACGCGGCCGGCAACTCCGGCTCCGGCAAGCCGCTGCGGCTCTGGGTCTCCCGGGACCGGCTGACGTGGCGGGAGGAGACGCGCACGCTCACGGCGCAGCAGACGCACGTCGACTCCTGCGACTGGAGCGGGACCCCGGAGTGCTACGAGTTCCCCTCGAGCTGTGGCGAGGTCTCGCCCAGCACCCGGCTGCCAGGCGGGATGACGCACCGCACCGTGCCGTGCGACGACCCGGAGAGGCCCGCCGACGCCGTGTCGGCGCACTTCGTGCCCGTGCCGGACGCCGTGCGCGGGGTGGACGCCGTCCGGGTCGCGTTCTCCGGCGAGCCGACCGTCCCGGGGACGGTGGCCACCGGGAACCTCAACGCCGGGGGGACGGCCTCGGATCCGCCCATGGTCTCCTCCTCCACGGGTGGACGGACCGACTGGGTGCAGGACCCGCACCTCGGCTCCGGGCGCGACCGCGACCCGGACGAGCCCCGAGCTCCCCGCGTGCCGGCAGGCGCCTTCTGGGTGTTCTGGAACGACGGCCCGAACGCGTTCGACGTCGGGACGTTCACGCTGGACCTCCGCTACCTGGCCGTGCTCGGGTAG
- a CDS encoding IclR family transcriptional regulator, with protein MSALQTLDRGLEAIEIISQRTSGVSPASLADELGVHRAGAYRILSTLEERHLVVKGGDGLYRLGSGALVFAGRFMSQYRSAVQPVVQELASRTGFTAFVSIADRDESVALAVAEPVTRDPLGISYQVGARHPIEEGADGLAILAQRPERATDSDAVRRARSLGYALSDGEVQPGAVGLAVGTGSDPGAAVEASIGVVRLGLPGDLDVDQLLPLVQAAREAILGLY; from the coding sequence ATGAGCGCCCTCCAGACCCTTGATCGAGGCCTCGAGGCGATCGAGATCATCTCCCAGCGCACGAGCGGCGTCTCTCCGGCCTCGCTGGCCGACGAGCTGGGTGTGCACCGGGCGGGGGCCTACCGGATCCTCAGCACGCTGGAGGAGCGGCACCTGGTGGTCAAGGGGGGCGACGGTCTCTACCGGCTGGGCAGCGGCGCGCTGGTCTTCGCCGGCCGGTTCATGAGCCAGTACCGGTCCGCCGTGCAGCCGGTCGTCCAGGAGCTGGCGTCGCGGACCGGCTTCACCGCCTTCGTCTCCATCGCCGACCGGGACGAGTCGGTGGCGCTCGCCGTCGCCGAGCCGGTCACCCGCGACCCGCTCGGGATCAGCTACCAGGTAGGCGCCCGGCACCCGATCGAGGAAGGTGCCGACGGGCTGGCGATCCTCGCCCAGCGCCCCGAGCGAGCCACCGACAGCGACGCGGTCCGGCGGGCCCGCTCCTTGGGGTACGCCCTCTCCGACGGCGAGGTCCAGCCCGGCGCGGTCGGGCTGGCCGTCGGCACCGGCAGCGACCCCGGCGCCGCGGTGGAGGCTTCCATCGGCGTGGTGCGTCTGGGGCTGCCGGGCGACCTGGACGTCGACCAGCTGCTGCCGCTCGTGCAGGCCGCTCGCGAGGCGATCCTCGGGCTCTACTGA